A stretch of DNA from Methylosinus sp. LW4:
GCGGCGCGGAGCTGCTCGGCTCCGGCTCCGGCCCGACGGCGACCGTCAAGGACGGGCGCGCCGCGCTCGGCCTCACCATCGACTTCTTCGCCTTCGGCGCGCTGGCCAATGGCGAGAAGCTCTCCTTCGTCTATCCCGAGAAGACCGCCTTTCTGCCCGCTCATATCGCCATCACGGCGGCCACGCAGCGTTTTTCGGCGGCCAAGGCCTTCGTGGATTTCGCGCTCTCCGCCAAGGGCCAGAAGCTGATGATGGAGGCCGACAGCAGCCGCCATCCGGCCCGGCCGGACGCCTATGCCGGCAAGCCGGCGGCCGTGGTCGATCCCTTCGCCCTGCCGCCGGGAACCTTCTACCCCTATGACGCCGAGATCGGCCGGCGGCGGCCCGGCGCGGTCAGCGTGATGTTCGATCTCGCCATCGCGGAGCGCCACGCCGAGACGCAGCGCCTTTGGCGCGCCATTCACGCCGCCGAGGCGCGGCTCGCCGCCGCCCCGGACGCCGCCGGCGCCGCCGCCGTGGCGAAGGCGCGCAAGCTCGCCGGCTTCACGCCTATTTCCGAGGCGCAGGCGAAAGATTCCGCATTTCTCGATCGTTTTTCCAGCCGCGAGCTGAAGGACGGCGATCTCGCCGCCCGTTGGCGCGCAGAAATTTCATCGGCCCGAGCCGAGGCGCTGAGCCTCGTCGCTTCCGCCGAGCAGCGTCTGTGAGGCGGCGGCTTCTCCTTCCATTCGCGCTGCTTCTTCTCGCCGCCGGCGCGCCTTACGAGAACCCCAAGCTGGACGGCGACATCTTCTCCAGGCCCTTGGCCGGGCTGGACGAGGCTTTTCTGCGCGGCTTTCGGCAAGGGAGCGCGCTGTTCCATCAGGCCTGGGTCATCGGCCCCTCGCAGGATCAGAACGAGATCACCGGGCTCGGCCCGCTGTATAATCGCCTCTCCTGCATCGCCTGCCATGTGAAGAACGGCCGCGGCCCGGCGCCGGACCCGGAGAATGGCGTCGCGCGCGCCATGGTGGTGCGGCTCGGCCTGCCCGGCCGCGACGCCCATGGCGGTCCGACGCCGCATCCGGCCTATGGCGGCCAGCTCAATCCAGAGGGCAATCCCGGCGTGCCGGGCGAGGGCCGCGCGATCGTCGCCTTCGACGAGATCGAAACGCGCCTGTCCGATGGCGAGACCGTCTCGCTGCGTCGCCCGCGCCTCTCCTTTCGCGATCTCGCCTATGGGCCGCTCGGCGACAATGTGCGGATCTCGCTGCGCAACGCGCCGCCGGTCTTCGGGCTCGGCCTGCTGGAGGCCGTGCCGGACGACGAGATCATCAGCTATGCGGTGGGCCAGGGCCGCGGCCGGCCGAACCATGTCTATGACATGGCGGCCGGCCGTATCGCGCTGGGCCGCTTCGGCCTCAAGGCCAATCAGCCGGATCTGCGCCAGCAGATCGCCAACGCCTTCGCCGAGGACATCGGCGTCACCTCCTATCTCTTCCCCGAGCCCAATTGCACCGCCGCGCAGCCGAAATGCCGCGCGGCGGCGGGACGGGAGATCGAGCTCTCTGCCGCGCGGCTCGAGGCCTCGCTCGCCTATATGCGCGGCCTCGCCGTGCCGGCGCGGCGCGATCTCTCCGATCCGCGCGTCGCCAAAGGCGAGGCGCTGTTCCGCGAGATCGGCTGCGCCGCCTGCCATCGCGAGACGATGAAGCTCGGCCCGGTCGGCTTCGCGCCCTGGCTGAGCGGGACGGAGATTCATCCCTATGGCGATCTTCTGCTGCACGACATGGGCGATGGGCTCGCCGATGGGCGCGAGGATTTCGAGGCCGGCCCGCGCGACTGGCGCACGCCGCCGCTCTGGGGCCTCGGCCTCGCCGGGCGCTTTGGAACGCCCGCGGATTTTCTCCACGACGGCCGCGCCCGCACCGTGACGGAAGCGATCCTCTGGCACGGCGGAGAGGCGGAGGACGCAGCGCGGCGGTTTCGCGGTCTGACGCGCGACGAGCGGGCGGAGCTGCTCGCATTTTTGGGGTCGCTCTGAGGGAGCGAGGAATCTGCCCCTCTCCCGCGAAGCGGGGGCGGACACGGGAGGGGGCGGCGGGACGATGGGACAATCGGGGGAAGAACGATGAAACTCAGCAAACTCGCGCCCTTTGGCGCCGCCAGCGTCGTCGCGCTCATCGCAGGTGCGGCGCTCGCCGGCGAGCAGCCGCAACCTTTCGATCTCGGCGAGATTCACGTCGGCGCCGAGCATAGGACAGCGCCTTCCGACAAGAAGAAGGACGATGGTCCGGCGCCACTGCAGAAGACCGATTCCTATGGCGGCGTGACCATCAGCAACCGTCAGAACGAGACCTTCCAGCGCGATTCGCTCGATCGCGCCGTCAATCTCGCCGCTGGCGTCGTCAGCAACAGCACCGGCGGCACGCGCAATGAGCAGAACATCTATGTGCGCGGCTTCGACCGCTGGCAGGTGCCGCTCACCA
This window harbors:
- a CDS encoding ABC transporter substrate-binding protein; the encoded protein is MTRPRRRFYVFIMYRLDIASRLALRPSRRNVLAAVPSALGVALLGRPARAADERLIVVTSFPEELTTRYEAEFEKLYPGVHVQFVWKQSRDALALLSDKDQGGADVYWAPALGNFPILRDRGAFQKFAVDRAALPGRLGDQLLSDPSGLFEAYDVAGYGIVVDPAALARDGLRPPKSWSDLASPAYAGRIVMPIPAKVGFSPALYDIILQSEGWERGWALLAEIAGGAELLGSGSGPTATVKDGRAALGLTIDFFAFGALANGEKLSFVYPEKTAFLPAHIAITAATQRFSAAKAFVDFALSAKGQKLMMEADSSRHPARPDAYAGKPAAVVDPFALPPGTFYPYDAEIGRRRPGAVSVMFDLAIAERHAETQRLWRAIHAAEARLAAAPDAAGAAAVAKARKLAGFTPISEAQAKDSAFLDRFSSRELKDGDLAARWRAEISSARAEALSLVASAEQRL
- a CDS encoding di-heme oxidoreductase family protein, with translation MRRRLLLPFALLLLAAGAPYENPKLDGDIFSRPLAGLDEAFLRGFRQGSALFHQAWVIGPSQDQNEITGLGPLYNRLSCIACHVKNGRGPAPDPENGVARAMVVRLGLPGRDAHGGPTPHPAYGGQLNPEGNPGVPGEGRAIVAFDEIETRLSDGETVSLRRPRLSFRDLAYGPLGDNVRISLRNAPPVFGLGLLEAVPDDEIISYAVGQGRGRPNHVYDMAAGRIALGRFGLKANQPDLRQQIANAFAEDIGVTSYLFPEPNCTAAQPKCRAAAGREIELSAARLEASLAYMRGLAVPARRDLSDPRVAKGEALFREIGCAACHRETMKLGPVGFAPWLSGTEIHPYGDLLLHDMGDGLADGREDFEAGPRDWRTPPLWGLGLAGRFGTPADFLHDGRARTVTEAILWHGGEAEDAARRFRGLTRDERAELLAFLGSL